In Cupriavidus taiwanensis, the following proteins share a genomic window:
- a CDS encoding ABC transporter substrate-binding protein, with product MSRSRRSPTPAPYPPLRDHPPADAGRRRLLAATGMALALSAFSARTQAPRTVVVGHLVDRNGAQSDLARDYLAGAKVMFDAVNASGGPVRIQHVVRDADPDPRRALAQAVSLADTEHAGLLFGPGDRLLPALASSTELARRGVQIVAPLSGLALAADNVWFTRADYQAELDAAAQQLRGYGLTQIALVVAPDFAVSSLARLEAQTGTRAVLLEGSGDAAARRIAATRPGAVIVAGDTLAYAELGRALAAQGWYGFLVGLSAVSANAAREILGRGYAGGMVLTQVAPGPQQATLRVVKEHVARMKQYLDEPPSPATLAGYIGAAWLARSLQGVRSGGTTELRRALQGRVDVGDFTLDFTRGQRGSQYVTLAVSGAR from the coding sequence ATGTCACGTTCCCGCCGCTCCCCCACGCCCGCGCCGTACCCACCGCTGCGCGACCACCCGCCGGCAGACGCCGGTCGGCGCCGGCTGCTTGCCGCGACCGGCATGGCGCTGGCCCTGTCCGCGTTCTCCGCCCGGACGCAGGCGCCGCGCACGGTGGTGGTCGGGCACCTGGTCGACCGCAACGGCGCGCAGTCCGACCTGGCGCGCGACTACCTGGCCGGGGCCAAGGTCATGTTCGACGCCGTCAACGCCTCCGGCGGTCCTGTACGGATCCAGCACGTGGTGCGCGATGCGGACCCCGATCCGCGCCGCGCGCTGGCGCAGGCGGTGTCGCTGGCCGACACGGAACATGCGGGGCTGCTGTTCGGTCCCGGCGACCGGCTGCTGCCCGCGCTCGCGTCATCGACCGAACTGGCGCGGCGCGGCGTGCAGATTGTCGCACCGCTGTCGGGGCTGGCGCTGGCCGCCGACAATGTCTGGTTCACGCGGGCCGACTACCAGGCGGAACTGGACGCGGCCGCGCAACAGTTGCGCGGCTATGGGCTGACGCAGATCGCGCTGGTAGTGGCGCCGGACTTTGCGGTGTCGTCGCTGGCCCGGCTGGAGGCGCAGACCGGCACCCGCGCGGTGCTGCTGGAAGGCAGCGGCGACGCCGCGGCACGGCGCATTGCGGCAACTCGCCCGGGCGCGGTGATCGTCGCCGGCGACACGCTGGCCTATGCCGAACTGGGCCGGGCGCTGGCGGCGCAGGGGTGGTACGGCTTCCTGGTGGGGCTGTCCGCGGTCAGCGCCAATGCCGCGCGCGAGATCCTGGGCCGCGGCTACGCCGGCGGGATGGTGCTGACCCAGGTCGCGCCGGGCCCGCAGCAGGCCACGTTGCGGGTGGTGAAGGAACACGTGGCGCGCATGAAGCAGTACCTGGACGAACCGCCGTCGCCGGCGACGCTGGCCGGCTATATCGGCGCCGCCTGGCTCGCACGTTCGCTGCAGGGTGTGCGCTCTGGCGGCACGACGGAGTTGCGGCGGGCGCTGCAGGGACGCGTCGACGTCGGCGACTTCACGCTGGACTTCACGCGCGGGCAGCGCGGCTCGCAGTACGTCACGCTGGCGGTGTCGGGCGCGCGGTAG
- a CDS encoding UvrD-helicase domain-containing protein, with the protein MTHGLNPAQSEAVRYLDGPCLVLAGAGSGKTRVITQKIAHLIEDKGFEPRHIAAVTFTNKAAKEMQERIAKLMEGKTTREGKRIPLKQLTVCTFHSLGVQILRMEAEHVGLKPQFSIMDSDDCFGLIQEQLGTTDKKLIRGVQSTISLWKNGMVDPEAAIAQAANADEHQAALVYRNYVATLNAYQAVDFDDLIRLPAELFARNEAVQLKWQNRLRYFLVDEYQDTNACQYQLLKLLAGGSHLRAPAFTAVGDDDQAIYGWRGATLDNLRGLQTDFPNLKVIKLEQNYRSTVRILEAANAVIANNPKLFDKKLWSEHGMGDPIAIHPMNDEEHEAESVVFRLSAHKFERRAQFRDYAILYRGNHQARLFEQILRRERIPYVLSGGQSFFDKAEIKDICAYLRLIANPDDDPAFIRAITTPRRGVGNTTLEVLGTFAGQAKVSLFEAAMMGGIEGKLQPRQLEPLRVFCESMVRLADRAAKDPATEVLDDLMAGIHYEAYLYDSFDERQAQSRWTNTLEFLEWLKRKGTKPEAAEGEEATGYDNADGFGSEGKNLLELTQTVALMSMLEGREEDPDAVRLSTLHASKGLEYPHVFLVGVEEGILPHCREDDDMTDEKIEEERRLMYVGITRAQRSLQISWCKKRKRARETYSCQPSRFIGEMKLEEAPAPKDDTPAMSPKDRLGALKALLGNGGKAVAG; encoded by the coding sequence ATGACCCATGGCCTGAACCCCGCCCAATCCGAAGCCGTCCGCTACCTGGACGGGCCTTGCCTGGTGCTGGCCGGCGCGGGCTCCGGCAAGACCCGGGTGATCACGCAGAAGATCGCGCATCTGATCGAGGACAAGGGCTTCGAGCCGCGCCATATCGCCGCCGTCACATTTACCAACAAGGCGGCCAAGGAGATGCAGGAGCGCATCGCCAAGCTGATGGAGGGCAAGACCACGCGCGAGGGCAAGCGCATTCCGCTCAAGCAGCTGACGGTCTGCACCTTCCACTCGCTGGGCGTGCAGATCCTGCGCATGGAAGCCGAGCACGTGGGCCTGAAGCCGCAGTTCTCGATCATGGATTCGGACGACTGCTTCGGTCTGATCCAGGAGCAACTGGGCACCACCGACAAGAAGCTGATCCGCGGCGTGCAGAGCACGATCTCGCTGTGGAAGAACGGCATGGTCGATCCCGAGGCCGCGATCGCGCAGGCCGCCAATGCCGACGAGCACCAGGCCGCGCTGGTCTACCGCAACTACGTCGCCACGCTGAACGCCTACCAGGCGGTGGATTTCGACGACCTGATCCGCCTGCCGGCCGAACTGTTCGCGCGCAACGAGGCGGTACAGCTGAAGTGGCAGAACCGGCTGCGCTACTTCCTGGTCGACGAGTACCAGGACACCAACGCCTGCCAGTACCAGCTGCTCAAGCTGCTGGCGGGTGGCTCGCACCTGCGCGCGCCGGCCTTCACCGCGGTGGGCGACGACGACCAGGCCATCTACGGCTGGCGCGGCGCCACGCTGGATAACCTGCGCGGCCTGCAGACCGACTTCCCCAACCTGAAGGTGATCAAGCTGGAGCAGAACTACCGCTCCACCGTGCGCATCCTGGAAGCGGCCAACGCGGTCATCGCCAACAATCCCAAGCTGTTCGACAAGAAGCTGTGGAGCGAGCACGGCATGGGCGATCCGATCGCCATCCACCCGATGAACGACGAGGAGCACGAGGCCGAGTCGGTGGTGTTCCGCCTGTCGGCGCACAAGTTCGAGCGCCGCGCGCAGTTCCGCGACTACGCCATCCTGTACCGTGGCAACCACCAGGCGCGGCTGTTCGAGCAGATCCTGCGGCGCGAGCGCATTCCCTATGTGCTGTCGGGTGGCCAGAGCTTCTTCGACAAGGCCGAGATCAAGGACATCTGCGCCTACCTGCGCCTGATCGCCAATCCCGACGACGATCCCGCCTTTATCCGCGCCATCACCACGCCGCGCCGCGGCGTCGGCAACACTACGCTCGAAGTGCTGGGCACGTTTGCCGGGCAGGCCAAGGTGTCGCTGTTCGAGGCGGCGATGATGGGCGGCATCGAGGGCAAGCTGCAGCCGCGCCAGCTGGAGCCGCTGCGCGTGTTCTGCGAATCGATGGTGCGGCTGGCCGACCGCGCGGCGAAGGACCCGGCTACTGAAGTGCTCGACGACCTGATGGCCGGCATCCACTACGAGGCTTACCTGTACGACAGCTTCGACGAGCGGCAGGCGCAGTCGCGCTGGACCAACACGCTAGAGTTCCTCGAATGGCTCAAGCGCAAGGGCACCAAGCCGGAGGCGGCAGAGGGCGAGGAGGCCACCGGCTACGACAACGCCGACGGCTTCGGCAGCGAAGGCAAGAACCTGCTCGAGCTGACGCAGACCGTGGCGCTGATGAGCATGCTCGAAGGGCGCGAGGAAGATCCCGACGCCGTGCGGCTTTCTACGCTGCACGCCTCCAAGGGGCTGGAATACCCGCACGTGTTCCTGGTCGGCGTGGAAGAGGGCATCCTGCCCCACTGCCGCGAAGACGACGACATGACCGACGAGAAGATCGAGGAAGAGCGCCGGCTGATGTATGTCGGCATCACGCGCGCGCAGCGCAGCCTGCAGATCAGCTGGTGCAAGAAGCGCAAGCGTGCGCGCGAGACCTATTCGTGCCAGCCGTCGCGTTTTATCGGCGAGATGAAGCTGGAAGAGGCGCCGGCACCCAAGGACGACACCCCGGCGATGAGCCCCAAGGACCGGCTCGGCGCGCTCAAGGCGCTGCTGGGCAATGGGGGCAAGGCGGTCGCCGGCTGA
- a CDS encoding glycine zipper 2TM domain-containing protein: protein MKTLQTLTKVTLIGMTVAAFAGCADMTPKQRNTAIGAGAGAVGGAVLTDGSALGTLGGAAVGGVIGNVVTDDKKK, encoded by the coding sequence ATGAAAACCCTGCAAACTTTGACCAAGGTGACCCTGATCGGCATGACGGTCGCGGCTTTTGCCGGTTGCGCGGACATGACCCCGAAACAACGTAATACCGCCATCGGCGCCGGTGCCGGCGCGGTTGGCGGCGCCGTCCTGACCGACGGCAGCGCGCTGGGTACGCTGGGCGGCGCGGCCGTGGGCGGCGTCATCGGCAACGTTGTCACCGACGACAAGAAGAAGTAA
- the gcvT gene encoding glycine cleavage system aminomethyltransferase GcvT, with protein MTLQATPLNAIHRALGARMVDFGGWDMPVNYGSQIEEHHAVRNDAGMFDVSHMCVVDLAGPNTRSFLRGLLANNVDKLQTPGKALYSCMLDENGGVIDDLIVYFFAEDRFRLVVNAGTAVGDIDWIRARNDATGSGVTITPRRTDVAPEGVQPLAIVAVQGPNARAKVWSTFPSTQPSDALKPFNAVVVQDPALGEVMVARTGYTGEDGFELVVPAASVAGLWEKLNAAGVRPAGLGARDTLRLEAGMNLYGQDMDIKVSPLDAGLAWTVDLQSERDFTGKAALTAAGSRQQFLGLILRDKGGVLRAHQKVITPAGDGEITSGTFSPSLSQSIAFARLPQGVNVGDTVQVEIRDRKLNATVVKLPFVRHGKALVS; from the coding sequence ATGACGCTCCAGGCCACGCCCCTCAACGCTATCCACCGCGCCCTCGGCGCCCGCATGGTCGACTTCGGCGGCTGGGACATGCCGGTCAACTATGGCTCGCAAATCGAGGAGCACCATGCCGTGCGCAACGATGCGGGCATGTTCGACGTCTCGCACATGTGCGTGGTCGATCTCGCCGGCCCGAATACCCGCAGCTTCCTGCGCGGCCTGCTGGCCAACAACGTCGACAAGCTGCAGACCCCCGGCAAGGCGCTCTATTCCTGCATGCTGGACGAGAACGGCGGCGTCATCGACGACCTGATCGTCTATTTCTTCGCCGAGGACCGTTTCCGCCTGGTGGTCAACGCCGGCACCGCGGTCGGCGATATCGACTGGATCCGCGCCCGCAACGACGCCACCGGCAGCGGCGTGACCATCACGCCGCGCCGCACGGACGTCGCGCCCGAGGGCGTGCAGCCGCTGGCGATCGTCGCGGTGCAGGGACCCAACGCCCGCGCCAAGGTGTGGAGCACCTTCCCGTCGACCCAGCCTTCCGACGCGCTCAAGCCGTTCAATGCCGTGGTCGTGCAGGATCCCGCCCTCGGCGAAGTGATGGTGGCGCGCACCGGCTACACCGGCGAGGACGGCTTCGAGCTGGTGGTGCCGGCCGCGAGCGTCGCCGGCCTGTGGGAAAAACTGAATGCCGCGGGCGTGCGCCCGGCCGGCCTGGGCGCACGCGACACGCTGCGCCTGGAAGCCGGCATGAATTTGTACGGCCAGGACATGGACATCAAGGTCTCGCCGCTGGACGCGGGCCTGGCGTGGACGGTCGACCTGCAGAGCGAGCGCGACTTCACCGGCAAGGCGGCACTGACCGCGGCGGGTTCGCGCCAGCAGTTCCTCGGCCTGATCCTGCGGGACAAGGGCGGCGTGCTGCGCGCCCACCAGAAAGTCATCACCCCCGCCGGTGACGGTGAAATCACCAGCGGCACCTTCAGCCCCTCGCTGTCGCAATCGATCGCCTTCGCGCGCCTGCCGCAGGGCGTGAACGTGGGCGACACCGTGCAGGTGGAGATCCGCGACCGCAAACTCAACGCGACTGTGGTTAAACTGCCGTTTGTGCGTCATGGCAAGGCACTCGTGAGCTAG
- the gcvH gene encoding glycine cleavage system protein GcvH, whose translation MNFPADLKYTESHEWVRVEADGTLTIGITDHAQDALGDIVFLELPEVGKSVGAGDALAVVESVKAASDIYAPVAGEVIAVNEAATAAPESVNANAFDAWLFKLKPANGDDVNGLMSADAYKASVGA comes from the coding sequence ATGAATTTCCCCGCTGACCTCAAGTACACCGAGTCGCATGAGTGGGTGCGCGTCGAAGCCGACGGCACGCTCACCATCGGCATTACCGACCACGCACAGGACGCGCTGGGCGACATCGTCTTCCTGGAGCTGCCCGAAGTGGGCAAATCGGTCGGTGCCGGCGACGCGCTGGCCGTGGTCGAGTCGGTGAAGGCCGCCTCCGACATCTACGCGCCCGTGGCCGGCGAAGTGATCGCCGTCAACGAGGCCGCCACCGCGGCGCCGGAAAGCGTCAACGCCAACGCCTTCGACGCGTGGCTGTTCAAGCTCAAGCCGGCCAATGGCGACGACGTCAACGGCCTGATGTCGGCCGACGCCTACAAGGCCAGCGTCGGCGCCTGA
- the gcvP gene encoding aminomethyl-transferring glycine dehydrogenase: MNAPLPMNAAQANRPTLAELEARDAFAARHIGPDSPEQQHMLKVLGYESRAALIDAVIPAAIRRRDGMPMGEFTEPLSEEAALAKLRALAGKNKVLKSFIGQGYFNTITPGVILRNIFENPAWYTAYTPYQPEISQGRLEAMLNFQQMVTDLTGLDIANASMLDEGTAAAEAMTLLQRVNKHDSNIFFVADDVLPQTLEVVRTRALPLGIEVKVGPAADAAAAGAFGVLLQYPGVNGDIHDYRAIADAVHAAGGLVVAAADLLALTLIAAPGEWGADVAVGNSQRFGVPLGFGGPHAGYMAVKDAFKRSMPGRLVGVTVDAQGNKAYRLALQTREQHIRREKATSNICTAQVLLAVMASMYAVYHGPQGLKRIAQRVHRLAATLAAGLEQLGFVRTNATFFDTLTLETGFNTEAIHAAATARGINLRHAGATRVGISLDETATRDDVVALWEIFTQGKPLPAGLDFDKLEAATHDAFPAELARASEYLTHPVFNTHHAEHEMLRYLRMLADKDLALDRTMIPLGSCTMKLNATSEMIPVTWPEFSQIHPFAPLDQTVGYREMIDQLEAMLCAATGYAAVSLQPNAGSQGEYAGLLIIHAYHASRGESHRDICLIPSSAHGTNPASAQMAGMKVVVVACDENGNVDLEDLAKKAEQHSKNLAAIMITYPSTHGVFEQGVQQICEIVHKHGGQVYVDGANMNAMVGTAAPGQFGGDVSHLNLHKTFCIPHGGGGPGVGPVAVGAHLADFLPNQDSVGYRRDERGIGGVSAAPFGSASILPISWMYIAMMGSAGLTAATENAILAANYVAKRLAPYYPVLYTGQHDLVAHECILDVRPLQKETGISNEDVAKRLMDYGFHAPTMSFPVPGTLMIEPTESEALHELDRFIDAMIAIRQEIGRVADGTFDREDNPLKHAPHTAAVVTANEWTHKYTREEAAYPVASLRTQKYWPPVGRADNVYGDRNLFCSCVPVSDYVVD, encoded by the coding sequence ATGAACGCCCCGCTGCCCATGAACGCCGCCCAAGCAAACCGGCCCACGCTGGCCGAACTGGAGGCGCGCGACGCCTTCGCCGCCCGCCATATCGGCCCCGATAGCCCCGAACAGCAGCACATGCTGAAGGTGCTCGGCTACGAAAGCCGCGCCGCGCTGATCGACGCCGTCATCCCCGCCGCCATCCGCCGCCGCGACGGCATGCCGATGGGCGAGTTCACCGAGCCGCTGAGCGAAGAGGCTGCGCTGGCGAAGCTGCGCGCGCTGGCGGGCAAGAACAAGGTGCTGAAGAGCTTCATCGGCCAGGGCTACTTCAACACCATCACGCCTGGCGTCATCCTGCGCAATATCTTTGAAAACCCCGCCTGGTACACCGCCTACACGCCCTACCAGCCGGAAATCTCGCAAGGCCGCCTGGAAGCGATGCTGAACTTCCAGCAGATGGTGACCGACCTGACCGGGCTGGACATCGCCAACGCGTCGATGCTGGACGAAGGCACCGCCGCCGCCGAGGCGATGACGCTGCTGCAGCGCGTGAACAAGCACGACTCCAATATCTTCTTCGTCGCCGACGACGTGCTGCCGCAGACGCTGGAAGTGGTACGCACGCGCGCGCTGCCGCTGGGCATCGAAGTCAAGGTCGGCCCCGCCGCCGACGCCGCTGCCGCGGGCGCGTTCGGCGTGCTGCTGCAGTACCCGGGCGTGAACGGCGACATCCATGACTACCGCGCCATCGCCGACGCGGTGCACGCCGCCGGCGGCCTGGTGGTGGCCGCCGCCGACCTGCTGGCGCTGACGCTGATTGCCGCGCCGGGCGAATGGGGTGCCGACGTGGCCGTGGGCAACTCGCAGCGCTTCGGCGTGCCGCTGGGATTTGGCGGCCCGCACGCCGGCTACATGGCGGTGAAGGATGCGTTCAAGCGCTCGATGCCGGGCCGCCTGGTGGGCGTGACCGTCGACGCGCAGGGCAACAAGGCGTATCGCCTGGCGCTGCAGACGCGCGAGCAGCATATCCGCCGCGAGAAGGCCACCTCCAACATCTGTACCGCGCAGGTGCTGCTGGCGGTGATGGCATCGATGTACGCCGTGTATCACGGCCCGCAGGGCCTGAAGCGCATCGCGCAGCGCGTGCATCGCCTGGCCGCGACGCTGGCGGCCGGCCTGGAGCAGCTTGGCTTCGTCCGCACCAACGCGACCTTCTTCGACACGCTGACGCTGGAAACCGGCTTCAACACCGAGGCAATCCATGCCGCCGCCACCGCGCGCGGGATCAACCTGCGCCATGCCGGCGCCACGCGCGTCGGTATCTCGCTGGACGAGACCGCCACGCGCGACGACGTGGTGGCGCTGTGGGAAATCTTCACGCAGGGCAAGCCGCTGCCGGCGGGCCTCGATTTCGACAAGCTCGAAGCCGCCACCCATGACGCCTTCCCGGCCGAACTGGCGCGCGCCAGCGAGTACCTGACCCACCCGGTGTTCAACACGCACCACGCCGAGCACGAGATGCTGCGCTACCTGCGCATGCTGGCCGACAAGGACCTGGCGCTGGACCGCACCATGATCCCGCTGGGCTCGTGCACGATGAAGCTGAACGCCACCAGCGAGATGATCCCGGTGACCTGGCCCGAGTTCAGCCAGATCCACCCGTTCGCGCCGCTGGACCAGACCGTGGGCTACCGCGAGATGATCGACCAGCTCGAGGCCATGCTGTGCGCCGCCACCGGCTACGCCGCGGTCAGCCTGCAGCCCAACGCCGGCTCGCAAGGCGAGTACGCGGGCCTGCTGATCATCCATGCGTATCACGCCAGCCGCGGCGAAAGCCATCGCGACATCTGCCTGATCCCGTCGTCGGCGCACGGCACCAACCCGGCGTCGGCGCAGATGGCCGGCATGAAGGTGGTGGTGGTAGCCTGCGACGAGAACGGCAACGTCGACCTGGAAGACCTGGCGAAGAAGGCCGAGCAGCACAGCAAGAACCTGGCTGCGATCATGATCACCTACCCGTCCACGCACGGCGTGTTCGAGCAGGGCGTGCAGCAGATCTGCGAGATCGTGCACAAGCACGGCGGCCAGGTCTATGTCGACGGCGCCAACATGAACGCGATGGTCGGTACCGCCGCGCCGGGCCAGTTCGGCGGCGACGTGTCGCACCTGAACCTGCACAAGACCTTCTGCATCCCGCACGGCGGCGGCGGTCCGGGCGTTGGCCCGGTTGCGGTCGGCGCGCACCTGGCGGATTTCCTGCCCAACCAGGACAGCGTCGGCTACCGCCGCGACGAGCGCGGCATCGGCGGCGTGTCGGCGGCACCGTTCGGCTCGGCCAGCATCCTGCCGATCTCGTGGATGTATATCGCGATGATGGGTTCGGCCGGCCTCACCGCCGCCACCGAAAACGCCATCCTGGCGGCCAACTACGTGGCCAAGCGCCTGGCGCCCTACTACCCGGTGCTGTACACCGGCCAGCACGACCTGGTCGCGCACGAGTGCATCCTGGATGTGCGCCCGCTGCAGAAGGAAACCGGCATCAGCAACGAAGACGTGGCCAAGCGCCTGATGGACTACGGCTTCCACGCGCCGACCATGAGCTTCCCGGTGCCGGGCACGCTGATGATCGAGCCGACCGAGTCCGAAGCGCTGCATGAGCTGGACCGCTTCATCGACGCGATGATCGCGATCCGCCAGGAAATCGGCCGCGTCGCCGACGGTACGTTCGACCGCGAGGACAACCCGCTCAAGCACGCGCCGCACACCGCCGCGGTGGTGACCGCCAACGAGTGGACCCACAAGTACACGCGCGAGGAAGCCGCCTATCCGGTGGCGTCGCTGCGCACGCAGAAGTACTGGCCGCCGGTCGGCCGTGCCGACAACGTGTATGGCGACCGCAACCTGTTCTGCAGCTGCGTGCCGGTCAGCGACTACGTGGTCGACTGA
- a CDS encoding L-serine ammonia-lyase encodes MAVSVFDLFKVGIGPSSSHTVGPMRAALMFAQGLERDGLLPQVASVRVELYGSLGATGKGHGTDKGVILGLMGESPDTIDPDSIDTRLAALRKSRELSLLGRHIVPFVEKEHIAFYRREALAEHPNGMKFHAFNSGGASLREARYLSVGGGFVVTAGAPNTQVLNAAQQLPHPFRSGKDMLQMAQDSGKSIARLMLENELTWRSEQEVVDGLLHIWDVMQACVARGCRTDGELPGPFKVKRRAPELFRSLTERAERTLSDPLSVMDWVNLYAIAVNEENAAGGRVVTAPTNGAAGIIPAVLHYYDRFVPGANQQGVVDFLLTAGAIGLLYKLNASISGAEVGCQGEVGVACSMAAGALAAVLGGSPAQVENAAEIGMEHNLGLTCDPVGGLVQIPCIERNAMASVKAVNAARMALRGDGTHYVSLDSVIKTMRETGADMKTKYKETARGGLAVNIVEC; translated from the coding sequence GTGGCAGTCAGCGTCTTCGATCTGTTCAAGGTGGGCATCGGCCCGTCGAGCTCGCATACCGTGGGCCCGATGCGCGCGGCCCTGATGTTCGCGCAGGGGCTGGAGCGCGACGGCTTGCTGCCGCAGGTGGCCAGCGTGCGGGTCGAGCTGTACGGCTCGCTTGGCGCCACCGGCAAGGGGCACGGCACCGACAAGGGCGTGATCCTCGGCCTGATGGGCGAGTCGCCCGACACCATCGATCCCGATTCCATCGACACCCGACTCGCCGCGTTGCGCAAGTCGCGCGAGCTGTCGCTGCTGGGCCGCCATATCGTGCCCTTCGTCGAGAAGGAGCACATCGCGTTCTACCGCCGCGAGGCCCTGGCCGAGCACCCCAACGGCATGAAGTTCCATGCCTTCAACAGCGGCGGCGCGAGCCTGCGTGAAGCGCGCTACCTGTCGGTGGGCGGCGGCTTCGTGGTCACCGCGGGTGCGCCCAACACCCAGGTGCTCAACGCCGCGCAGCAGCTGCCGCACCCGTTCCGCAGCGGCAAGGACATGCTGCAGATGGCGCAGGACAGCGGCAAGAGCATTGCGCGGCTGATGCTGGAAAACGAGCTGACGTGGCGCAGCGAGCAGGAAGTCGTCGACGGCCTGCTGCATATCTGGGACGTGATGCAGGCCTGCGTCGCGCGCGGCTGCCGCACCGATGGCGAACTGCCGGGGCCGTTCAAGGTCAAGCGGCGCGCGCCCGAGTTGTTCCGCAGCCTGACCGAGCGCGCCGAACGCACGCTGTCGGATCCGCTCTCGGTGATGGACTGGGTCAACCTGTACGCCATCGCCGTCAATGAAGAGAACGCAGCGGGCGGCCGCGTGGTGACCGCGCCGACCAACGGCGCAGCCGGCATCATCCCCGCCGTGCTGCACTACTACGACCGCTTCGTGCCGGGCGCCAACCAACAGGGCGTGGTCGACTTCCTGCTGACGGCGGGCGCGATCGGCCTGCTGTACAAGCTCAACGCGTCGATCTCGGGGGCCGAGGTCGGCTGCCAGGGCGAGGTCGGCGTGGCCTGCTCGATGGCGGCCGGCGCGCTCGCCGCGGTACTCGGCGGCAGCCCGGCGCAGGTGGAGAACGCGGCCGAGATCGGCATGGAGCACAACCTCGGCCTGACCTGCGACCCGGTCGGCGGGCTGGTGCAGATTCCGTGCATCGAGCGCAATGCGATGGCGTCGGTCAAGGCGGTCAACGCGGCGCGCATGGCGCTGCGCGGCGACGGCACGCACTATGTATCGCTCGATTCGGTGATCAAGACCATGCGCGAGACCGGCGCCGACATGAAGACGAAATACAAGGAGACGGCGCGCGGCGGGCTGGCGGTGAATATCGTGGAGTGCTAG
- a CDS encoding MBL fold metallo-hydrolase encodes MQTFHQLFDETSSTFTYLLIDAATGDALLIDPVDHQLERDLKLLQETGARLAWVIETHAHADHITSAGHLALQTGAHTAAPSGCDIKPAHKQLIDGDTVAFGKQVLRAIHTPGHTAGSMSYLWEEADPDGIVRRIFTGDALLIDGCGRTDFQSGDAGTLYDSLTRKLFALPDDTLVYPAHDYKGRTVSTIGHERAHNSRVAGRTREQFIEMMRNLNLPRPRLIDVAVPANQRLGLRDGESVPHGA; translated from the coding sequence ATGCAGACCTTCCATCAGCTGTTCGACGAGACCTCGTCCACCTTCACCTACCTGCTGATCGACGCCGCTACCGGGGACGCGCTGCTGATCGATCCGGTCGACCACCAGCTCGAGCGCGACCTGAAGCTGCTGCAGGAAACCGGCGCGCGCCTGGCTTGGGTGATCGAGACCCACGCCCATGCCGACCACATCACCTCGGCCGGCCACCTGGCCCTGCAGACCGGCGCGCATACCGCGGCGCCGTCCGGCTGCGACATCAAGCCTGCGCACAAGCAGCTGATCGACGGCGACACCGTCGCCTTCGGCAAGCAGGTGCTGCGCGCCATCCATACGCCCGGGCACACCGCCGGCAGCATGAGCTACCTATGGGAAGAAGCCGACCCCGACGGCATCGTGCGCCGCATCTTCACCGGCGACGCGCTGCTGATCGACGGCTGCGGCCGCACCGATTTCCAGTCCGGCGATGCCGGCACGCTGTACGACAGCCTGACCCGCAAGCTGTTCGCGCTGCCCGACGACACGCTGGTCTATCCGGCCCACGACTACAAGGGCCGCACCGTGTCCACCATCGGCCATGAACGCGCGCACAACAGCCGCGTCGCCGGCCGCACGCGCGAGCAGTTCATCGAGATGATGCGCAACCTGAACCTGCCGCGCCCCAGGCTGATCGATGTCGCGGTGCCGGCCAACCAGCGCCTGGGCCTGCGCGACGGCGAAAGCGTGCCGCACGGCGCCTGA
- a CDS encoding OsmC family protein yields MSTYTAEVLWQRDGQDFAGNRYSRRHVLRFDGGAEVPGSSSPHVVPLPMSDASAVDPEEMFIASLSSCHMLWFLSLAARQGLVVDRYLDAATGVMEKNADGRMAMTVVTLRPQVTFGGEAEPTRDQLDALHHAAHEACFIANSVRTEVRCEPVYAGA; encoded by the coding sequence ATGTCCACCTATACCGCTGAAGTCCTGTGGCAACGCGACGGACAGGATTTCGCCGGCAACCGCTACAGCCGCCGGCACGTGCTGCGCTTCGACGGCGGCGCCGAAGTCCCGGGCTCGTCGTCGCCGCATGTGGTGCCGCTGCCGATGTCCGACGCCAGCGCGGTCGACCCGGAAGAGATGTTCATCGCCTCGCTGTCGAGCTGCCACATGCTGTGGTTCCTGTCGCTCGCAGCCAGGCAGGGCCTGGTGGTCGACCGCTACCTGGACGCGGCCACCGGTGTGATGGAAAAGAACGCCGACGGGCGCATGGCGATGACCGTGGTGACGCTGCGCCCGCAAGTCACGTTTGGCGGCGAGGCCGAGCCCACGCGCGACCAGCTCGACGCCCTGCACCACGCCGCGCACGAGGCCTGCTTTATCGCCAACTCGGTCAGGACCGAGGTGCGCTGCGAGCCGGTGTACGCCGGCGCCTGA